A part of Nocardioides sp. WS12 genomic DNA contains:
- a CDS encoding saccharopine dehydrogenase NADP-binding domain-containing protein produces MASSARPYDIVLFGATGFTGGLTADYLAANAPKDLRWALAGRSQAKLEAVRSRLAGVNPALADLPLLVADATDAAALAEVVATTKVVATTVGPYIEYGGPLVAACAAAGTDYVDLTGEPEFVDRTYVEHNAAAEGSGARIVHSCGFDSIPHDLGAYFTIKELEKEVGGELTAPVEMRGVVRSKAGFSGGTFHSALTAFSRARQMKEASGARRKMEPRPEGRRSRATAGRPRRDGELGYWLLPLPTIDPFVVARSGAALSSYGPAFTYSHFAGTKTLRYAAGGAVGASSLAVASQVAPLRNALLKRVPQGEGPSASRREKSWFTVDFVAESAGKSVRTRVSGGDPGYTETAKMLAESALCLALDDNPNVSGQVTTAAAMGDTLLARLERAGISFERR; encoded by the coding sequence ATGGCTTCCTCTGCTCGCCCTTACGACATCGTCCTGTTCGGAGCCACTGGCTTCACGGGCGGACTGACCGCCGACTACCTCGCCGCGAATGCCCCCAAGGACCTTCGCTGGGCGCTCGCCGGTCGCAGCCAGGCGAAGCTCGAAGCGGTCCGGTCGCGCCTCGCTGGCGTGAATCCGGCCCTCGCCGACCTGCCGCTGCTCGTCGCCGACGCAACGGACGCCGCCGCCCTGGCCGAGGTCGTCGCCACCACGAAGGTCGTCGCCACGACCGTCGGTCCCTACATCGAGTACGGCGGCCCGCTGGTTGCTGCGTGCGCGGCTGCCGGCACCGACTACGTCGACCTGACGGGCGAGCCCGAGTTCGTCGACCGCACCTACGTCGAGCACAACGCCGCAGCCGAAGGCTCCGGGGCGCGGATCGTGCACTCCTGCGGGTTCGACTCGATCCCGCACGACCTCGGCGCGTACTTCACGATCAAGGAACTGGAGAAGGAGGTCGGCGGCGAGCTGACCGCGCCGGTCGAGATGCGCGGCGTGGTGCGCTCCAAGGCCGGCTTCTCCGGTGGCACCTTCCATTCTGCGCTCACCGCCTTCTCCCGCGCCCGGCAGATGAAGGAGGCCTCCGGCGCACGCCGCAAGATGGAGCCGCGGCCCGAGGGTCGCCGTTCGCGCGCGACTGCCGGACGGCCCCGCCGCGACGGCGAGCTCGGCTACTGGCTGCTGCCCCTGCCGACCATCGACCCGTTCGTGGTGGCGCGCAGCGGGGCCGCGCTGTCGTCGTACGGGCCTGCTTTCACGTACTCCCACTTCGCTGGCACCAAGACCCTGCGGTACGCCGCGGGCGGAGCCGTCGGCGCGAGCAGCCTGGCCGTCGCCTCGCAGGTGGCGCCGCTGCGCAATGCGCTGCTCAAGCGGGTGCCGCAGGGCGAGGGCCCGTCGGCCAGCCGCCGCGAGAAGTCCTGGTTCACCGTCGACTTCGTGGCCGAGAGCGCCGGCAAGTCGGTGCGGACCCGCGTCTCTGGCGGCGACCCCGGCTACACCGAGACCGCGAAGATGCTCGCCGAGTCGGCCCTGTGCCTGGCGCTGGACGACAACCCGAACGTGTCGGGCCAGGTCACCACCGCCGCCGCGATGGGCGACACCCTGCTCGCGCGCCTGGAGCGGGCCGGGATCAGCTTCGAACGTCGCTGA
- a CDS encoding beta-propeller domain-containing protein, producing the protein MTDLENLWDDYPTGKAPTGAILAAATKGQQSHRRLVARPLMTAAAVTGLAGAFLTGTLVNDGSGGGGNPPGAEALPSHVAFQADLEPAKNCDDLLQTYIDRALDLVGPYGWGGGLPIYYGDGRELIDPVTDQLSDAVPNPTGGMSNSYKSLERGATPQSSRQESSETGTNVQEMAVDEPDTAKTDGKILALVRDDALFVYDVTGSSTKKLGRIALPGIEDAEILLSGDTVVAIGADDDAEARPSDKHVYGYTQPTGTRVLTISLADPATPKIAHDVTYDAGLSSARQHDSTIRMVLSSGLPDLDFVEPRGKRSDNEALKHNRTLVEDSKIEDWLPTITTDDSADAKGQQLLDCTNVAIPSDDLALDTTSVVGFDAASPDKVDAIGLAGQTGIAYESADHLYLATSAGWGNGLLDRCVEGCMGSPIRGTTSGSSYLFDFELDGKQATHVASGEVEGAIRDRWSIDEADGVLRVAVGATEETGNFNSIVTFQRDGDELVEHGRLDNLGRNEEIKAMRWFDDLAIMVTFRQVDPLYAIDLTNPAAPRLLGKLKIPGFSSYLHPLGPNRMIGVGEGPVKNGWGAQIGLFNVRDVTNVRRMDVHNYGTDTVARAGLDPRAFTWLPDQRTAITVLEKHTSRRVGYVSVVKVKDGKLHNRLRQVEYGDDVDDVRALPMPDGRVVLVTGEDAQFFEL; encoded by the coding sequence ATGACCGACCTCGAGAACCTCTGGGACGACTACCCCACCGGCAAGGCGCCGACCGGCGCGATCCTCGCCGCGGCGACCAAGGGACAGCAGTCGCACCGACGGCTGGTCGCCCGACCGCTGATGACGGCGGCGGCCGTGACCGGCCTGGCGGGCGCGTTCCTGACCGGGACGCTCGTCAACGACGGATCCGGGGGCGGCGGCAATCCACCGGGCGCGGAGGCGCTGCCGAGCCATGTGGCGTTCCAGGCCGACCTCGAGCCGGCGAAGAACTGTGACGACCTGCTGCAGACCTACATCGACAGGGCGCTCGACCTGGTCGGGCCGTACGGCTGGGGCGGCGGCCTGCCCATCTACTACGGGGACGGACGCGAACTGATCGACCCGGTGACGGATCAGCTCAGCGACGCCGTGCCAAACCCCACCGGCGGCATGAGCAACTCGTACAAGAGCCTCGAGCGGGGTGCCACCCCGCAGTCCAGCCGCCAGGAGAGTAGCGAGACCGGCACCAACGTGCAGGAGATGGCGGTCGACGAACCCGACACCGCCAAGACCGACGGCAAGATCCTGGCCCTGGTCCGCGACGATGCCCTCTTCGTGTACGACGTCACCGGCTCCTCCACGAAGAAGCTCGGCCGGATCGCCCTGCCGGGGATCGAGGACGCCGAGATCCTGCTGAGCGGCGACACCGTCGTGGCGATCGGCGCCGACGACGACGCCGAGGCGCGGCCGAGCGACAAGCACGTCTACGGGTACACCCAGCCGACCGGCACCCGGGTGCTGACCATCTCGCTCGCCGACCCCGCGACGCCGAAGATCGCCCACGACGTCACCTATGACGCCGGCCTGTCGTCCGCCCGCCAACACGACTCCACCATCCGGATGGTGCTGTCCTCGGGGCTGCCGGACCTCGACTTCGTCGAGCCGCGCGGCAAGCGCAGCGACAACGAGGCGCTCAAGCACAACCGCACGCTGGTCGAGGACTCGAAGATCGAGGACTGGTTGCCCACGATCACCACCGACGACAGTGCCGACGCGAAGGGCCAACAGCTCCTCGACTGCACCAATGTCGCCATCCCCTCGGACGATCTCGCACTCGACACCACCAGCGTGGTCGGCTTCGACGCCGCGTCGCCCGACAAGGTCGACGCCATCGGCCTGGCCGGCCAGACCGGCATCGCCTACGAGTCCGCGGACCATCTCTACCTCGCCACGAGCGCCGGTTGGGGCAACGGTCTGCTGGACCGGTGCGTCGAGGGGTGCATGGGCAGCCCGATCCGCGGCACGACCAGCGGGTCGTCGTACCTCTTCGACTTCGAACTGGACGGCAAGCAGGCCACCCACGTCGCTTCCGGCGAGGTCGAGGGCGCGATCCGCGACCGCTGGTCGATCGACGAGGCCGACGGCGTGCTCCGGGTGGCGGTCGGGGCCACGGAGGAGACCGGGAACTTCAACTCGATCGTCACCTTCCAGCGCGACGGCGACGAACTGGTCGAGCACGGCCGCCTCGACAACCTCGGGCGCAACGAGGAGATCAAGGCGATGCGCTGGTTCGACGACCTCGCGATCATGGTGACGTTCCGGCAGGTGGACCCGCTGTACGCGATCGATCTCACCAACCCCGCGGCGCCCAGGCTGCTCGGCAAGCTCAAGATCCCGGGCTTCTCGTCGTACCTCCACCCGCTCGGCCCGAACCGGATGATCGGCGTCGGCGAAGGGCCGGTCAAGAACGGCTGGGGCGCGCAGATCGGCCTGTTCAACGTCCGCGACGTGACCAACGTCCGGCGGATGGACGTCCACAACTACGGCACCGACACGGTGGCCCGCGCCGGCCTGGACCCGCGCGCCTTCACCTGGCTGCCGGACCAACGCACCGCGATCACGGTGCTGGAGAAGCACACGAGCCGCCGCGTCGGCTATGTCTCCGTGGTCAAGGTCAAGGACGGCAAGCTCCACAACCGCCTCCGGCAAGTGGAGTACGGCGACGACGTGGACGACGTCCGCGCGCTGCCCATGCCCGACGGGCGGGTGGTGCTGGTGACCGGCGAGGACGCGCAGTTCTTCGAGCTCTGA
- a CDS encoding sortase, whose translation MGIKARLTRIVAAIGMLAGLAAGTFGIVELTQRPEPVTPPPTTAVFADNAPAPVVPAAPEPAVRVAVPTRLEVPAIGVDEKLTGRGLKADGSLDTPDFGKAGWYRPGPRPGEPGGAVVVAHVHGPDGPDVFWDLATLQPGDVIRIHRADGIATFVVDEVDDVPKEHLPYDKIWPDTDEPLLRLITCGGKRTSAGYPDNTVVYARLASTESLS comes from the coding sequence ATGGGCATCAAGGCACGGCTGACCCGGATCGTGGCAGCGATCGGCATGCTCGCCGGACTGGCGGCCGGGACGTTCGGCATCGTCGAACTGACGCAACGGCCGGAGCCCGTCACGCCACCCCCGACGACTGCGGTCTTCGCCGACAACGCCCCCGCGCCCGTCGTACCGGCGGCTCCCGAGCCAGCGGTACGGGTCGCCGTACCGACGCGGCTCGAGGTGCCGGCGATCGGCGTGGACGAAAAACTCACCGGCCGCGGCCTCAAGGCCGACGGATCGCTCGACACCCCGGACTTCGGCAAGGCCGGCTGGTACCGCCCCGGCCCGCGGCCCGGTGAACCCGGTGGCGCCGTCGTGGTCGCCCACGTCCACGGCCCCGACGGCCCCGACGTGTTCTGGGACCTGGCCACCCTGCAGCCCGGCGACGTCATCCGCATCCACCGTGCCGACGGGATCGCGACCTTCGTCGTCGACGAGGTGGACGACGTACCGAAGGAACACCTGCCCTACGACAAGATCTGGCCGGACACCGACGAACCGCTGCTCCGCCTGATCACCTGCGGCGGCAAGCGCACCTCCGCCGGCTACCCGGACAACACGGTCGTCTACGCGCGCCTGGCCTCGACAGAATCGCTGAGCTGA
- a CDS encoding SigE family RNA polymerase sigma factor codes for MDPETEAVYADYVEQSWPTLVRAAIFLGARPHEAEDLAQTTLVRCYTGWDRVNSAENREAYVYRMLLNCLRDTRRTRWWKDRQYDDPRSLERSDRPVGGDAAERVAVADAVHRALGTLTKPNRDVVVLRYFVQLSEKQTAEVLGVPAGTVKSRLSRALAHLASNDHLLDLSGGTKK; via the coding sequence GTGGATCCCGAGACCGAAGCGGTCTACGCCGACTATGTCGAGCAGAGTTGGCCGACCCTGGTCCGGGCGGCGATCTTCCTCGGCGCCCGGCCGCACGAAGCCGAGGATCTCGCGCAGACCACCCTGGTCCGCTGCTACACCGGCTGGGACCGGGTCAACTCGGCCGAGAACCGCGAGGCCTACGTCTACCGGATGCTCCTCAACTGCCTGCGCGACACCCGCCGCACCCGGTGGTGGAAGGACCGGCAGTACGACGACCCGCGCTCCCTCGAGCGCAGTGACCGCCCCGTGGGGGGCGATGCGGCAGAGCGGGTGGCCGTCGCCGATGCCGTGCACCGGGCGCTCGGAACCCTGACCAAGCCCAACCGCGATGTGGTGGTCCTGCGCTACTTCGTGCAACTGAGCGAGAAACAGACCGCCGAGGTACTCGGCGTGCCCGCCGGCACCGTGAAGAGCCGATTGTCCCGGGCACTCGCCCACCTGGCCTCCAATGACCACCTCCTCGATCTGTCCGGAGGGACGAAGAAATGA
- a CDS encoding Sir2 family NAD-dependent protein deacetylase — MPSSATAELAGSGALEQCSRGPLVVLTGAGLSTDSGIPDYRGPDAPARMPMTFQEFVASPAAHQRYWARSHLGWARMGHAEPNAGHLAVAALGADLVITQNVDGLHEAVGTPHLVALHGRVADVICLSCRSTTPRTALQERLEHANPGWAVRHAEVAHRPDGDVALEETAGFVVPPCEECGGLLKPDVVFFGENVPKERVERCYAAVDALAETGGTLLVAGSSLTVMSGLRFVRRAAQREVPVVIVNRGPTRGDALATHLVAEGTSQWLPRLAAARTA, encoded by the coding sequence GTGCCAAGCTCCGCTACGGCTGAGCTGGCTGGGTCGGGCGCGCTCGAGCAGTGCTCGCGCGGGCCGCTCGTGGTCCTGACCGGCGCCGGCCTGTCCACCGACTCGGGCATCCCGGACTACCGCGGACCGGACGCGCCCGCGCGGATGCCGATGACGTTCCAGGAGTTCGTGGCGAGCCCGGCCGCGCACCAGCGGTACTGGGCGCGCAGCCACCTCGGCTGGGCACGCATGGGGCACGCCGAGCCCAACGCCGGCCACCTCGCCGTTGCGGCCCTGGGCGCCGACCTCGTCATCACCCAGAACGTCGACGGCCTGCACGAAGCCGTCGGCACCCCGCACCTGGTCGCCCTGCACGGCCGCGTCGCCGACGTCATCTGCCTCTCCTGCAGGAGTACGACGCCCCGGACCGCGCTGCAGGAACGACTCGAGCACGCCAACCCGGGCTGGGCCGTTCGGCATGCGGAGGTGGCGCACCGACCGGACGGCGATGTCGCTCTCGAGGAGACAGCCGGCTTCGTCGTACCCCCGTGCGAGGAGTGCGGTGGCCTGCTGAAACCTGACGTCGTGTTCTTCGGCGAGAACGTGCCGAAGGAACGGGTCGAACGCTGCTACGCGGCCGTCGACGCACTGGCGGAGACCGGCGGCACGCTGCTGGTCGCGGGGTCGAGCCTGACGGTGATGAGTGGCCTGCGGTTCGTACGCCGGGCAGCGCAACGCGAGGTGCCCGTGGTGATCGTCAACCGTGGGCCAACGCGCGGCGACGCCCTGGCGACCCACCTCGTTGCCGAGGGGACCAGCCAATGGCTGCCGCGGCTGGCGGCGGCCAGGACAGCCTGA
- a CDS encoding alpha/beta fold hydrolase → MRSRIGVVVVLAASLLGGCGGDDGSKGEADDARSTGTTSAPTQEPWQALDGPLGRCGPQPADVADAGFAPTVLQDEKVGKITAVTAGTGPTVAILLHQTDGNGLCGWLAYAADLVAEPGVQVLAIDLCGFGESTCHGGRRSGPAQADAVRVAVREARTGLQATRVVVVGASMGGSVALMTAASDAMIDTAVDLSGPVDWAGIEVIDGGRGLRVPVLVAMADDEGEEAVVGSQAIVDLAPAGSRFEPAESGHGYALLFDEDDQPTALAETVAAWIRG, encoded by the coding sequence ATGAGATCTCGGATCGGGGTGGTGGTCGTCCTTGCGGCGAGTCTGCTCGGCGGCTGTGGGGGAGACGACGGCTCGAAGGGCGAGGCCGACGACGCCCGGTCGACGGGTACGACGAGCGCACCCACCCAGGAGCCCTGGCAGGCCCTCGACGGCCCGCTCGGTCGCTGCGGGCCTCAGCCTGCGGACGTGGCCGATGCGGGGTTCGCGCCGACCGTGCTGCAGGACGAGAAGGTCGGGAAGATCACCGCCGTGACGGCCGGGACCGGCCCGACGGTCGCGATCCTGCTCCACCAGACCGATGGCAACGGCTTGTGTGGCTGGTTGGCGTACGCCGCCGACCTGGTCGCCGAGCCGGGGGTGCAGGTCCTGGCGATCGACCTCTGCGGGTTCGGTGAGTCGACCTGCCACGGTGGCCGCCGGTCGGGGCCCGCGCAGGCCGACGCGGTCCGTGTTGCTGTGCGGGAGGCGCGGACCGGACTGCAGGCCACCCGCGTCGTGGTGGTCGGTGCATCGATGGGCGGCAGCGTTGCTCTGATGACGGCGGCGAGTGACGCGATGATCGACACGGCCGTGGACCTGTCCGGCCCGGTGGACTGGGCCGGCATCGAGGTCATCGACGGTGGACGTGGCCTCCGGGTCCCGGTGTTGGTGGCGATGGCCGATGACGAAGGTGAGGAGGCGGTGGTCGGGTCACAGGCGATCGTCGACCTGGCACCGGCGGGCAGCCGGTTCGAGCCGGCCGAGTCCGGTCACGGCTACGCACTGCTGTTCGACGAGGACGACCAGCCCACTGCGCTCGCCGAGACCGTCGCCGCCTGGATCCGCGGCTAG
- a CDS encoding DUF559 domain-containing protein: MPDLRRPFLRTDALAAGWSDKQLQSSRFQRLHVGIYLDADVDLTPGIRAEAALLPFCAEAFASHATAARLLRIPIPTLPEEHVTVPGDGDRRSRSGVRCHQVPRGSAPSVVLVDGIRVSAPAQVFVELAGQLSLVDLVVVGDHLVRNGRVRIDALRDFCAGWTGRRAAHARVAASFVREKVDSPMESRLRMLILLAGLPEPRVNITYGEDDGLSYRRYDLSWPEVKVIVEYDGRHHIERIEQWESDLDRREAIDDSGWRILVVVSSGIYADPGRTLERIHRLLLARRLPGVPARLRPDWRRHFPGHR; encoded by the coding sequence GTGCCGGACTTACGCCGACCCTTCCTGCGGACCGACGCACTCGCTGCGGGATGGAGTGACAAGCAGCTGCAGTCGTCGCGGTTCCAGCGATTGCACGTGGGCATCTATCTGGATGCCGACGTCGACCTGACGCCGGGGATTCGGGCAGAGGCAGCACTCCTGCCCTTCTGTGCGGAGGCGTTTGCGAGCCATGCCACCGCTGCGCGATTGCTGCGCATCCCGATCCCGACCCTGCCCGAGGAGCACGTGACGGTACCGGGCGATGGCGATCGCCGGAGTCGATCCGGTGTGCGGTGCCACCAGGTGCCGCGGGGGTCGGCCCCGAGCGTCGTACTTGTCGATGGGATCCGGGTGTCGGCCCCTGCCCAGGTGTTCGTAGAGCTCGCAGGACAGCTCTCGCTCGTCGACCTGGTGGTCGTCGGCGACCACCTCGTCCGCAACGGCCGCGTCCGGATCGATGCGCTCCGCGACTTCTGCGCTGGCTGGACCGGTCGTCGTGCAGCGCACGCGCGAGTGGCGGCGTCCTTCGTCCGTGAGAAGGTCGACTCGCCGATGGAGTCCAGGCTGCGCATGTTGATTCTCCTCGCTGGCCTGCCTGAGCCGAGGGTGAACATCACCTACGGCGAGGACGACGGCTTGTCCTACCGCCGCTACGACCTGAGCTGGCCCGAGGTGAAGGTCATCGTCGAGTACGACGGTCGACACCACATCGAGCGGATCGAGCAGTGGGAGTCCGACCTGGACCGGCGCGAAGCGATCGACGACTCCGGGTGGCGGATCCTGGTTGTGGTTTCATCCGGGATCTACGCCGACCCGGGGCGGACCCTGGAACGGATTCACCGTCTGCTGCTCGCGCGCCGGCTGCCGGGTGTACCGGCGCGACTGCGGCCTGACTGGCGCCGCCACTTCCCGGGGCACCGATGA
- a CDS encoding sigma-70 family RNA polymerase sigma factor, with the protein MTFSDAPTDDADLVSGVLAGDRAAFAGVYEKYADRLYDFAFSMLRNREEASDCVADSFVVMAEKLGQLRDASRLRPWLYSVVRNECLRTLRGRGRLAHDDEWLEAMPDETNGPEQQVVQGDVQAELSELVWAAAEGLNDRDRALLDLHLRQGLDGAELAAAMDVTPANAYVMLSRVRDQVERSLGALLIARRGSDDCDDLAELLKDWDGGFSPLIRKRVARHIDGCDVCESRRKLMVSPLALLAGVPAFAAPAALKDRVLDDQRLVSYYVDAPVVPAAPVVPGGPTQGDSSDKRRALLVGLIVLLLALGGTAALVLWPDGDDDLIGVDSPTSSAPTTPASEPTPPTPSVTASGMPTKFAPSPTEPSSTATSDAPTVAAPADLQVSTRSIRLGASSTSGTTRLSNVGGTALDFTAQSRAKWLSVSTGSGSLDPAAQTTLRIRANRSGLSEGAHSGQVAINWSGGTVLVTVSLTVNRPPVIGTITATGTDCTGRAIAAAITDKTGVRSARVNWSGPSGTGQATMSLSNGKWRANIGPFPIGGDDVTATITATDRAGLRSTRKLSFNVDPCPG; encoded by the coding sequence ATGACCTTCTCGGACGCGCCGACCGACGACGCGGATCTCGTTTCCGGCGTCCTGGCCGGGGACCGGGCTGCGTTTGCCGGCGTCTACGAGAAGTACGCCGACCGGCTCTACGACTTCGCGTTCTCGATGCTCCGCAACCGGGAGGAAGCCTCCGACTGCGTGGCGGACTCGTTCGTGGTGATGGCGGAGAAGCTCGGACAACTGCGCGACGCGAGCCGGTTGCGACCGTGGCTCTACTCCGTCGTACGCAACGAGTGCCTGCGCACGCTGCGCGGCCGAGGCCGACTGGCCCACGACGACGAATGGCTGGAAGCCATGCCTGACGAGACGAACGGACCCGAGCAGCAGGTCGTGCAGGGCGACGTCCAGGCCGAGCTCAGCGAGCTCGTCTGGGCGGCGGCCGAGGGCCTCAACGACCGCGACCGCGCGCTCCTGGACCTGCACCTGCGCCAAGGCCTCGACGGCGCCGAACTCGCCGCGGCCATGGACGTGACCCCCGCCAACGCGTACGTGATGCTGAGTCGGGTCCGCGACCAGGTCGAGCGCTCGCTGGGCGCGCTGCTGATCGCCCGACGCGGCAGCGACGACTGCGACGACCTCGCCGAACTCCTCAAGGACTGGGACGGCGGGTTCTCGCCGCTCATCCGCAAGCGCGTGGCCCGCCACATCGACGGCTGCGACGTCTGCGAGAGCCGCCGCAAGCTGATGGTCAGCCCGCTGGCCCTGCTGGCCGGCGTCCCGGCCTTCGCCGCCCCGGCTGCCCTCAAGGACCGGGTGCTCGACGACCAGCGCCTCGTCTCCTACTACGTCGACGCCCCTGTAGTCCCTGCTGCTCCCGTGGTGCCGGGTGGTCCGACGCAGGGCGACTCGAGCGACAAGCGCCGCGCCCTGCTGGTCGGCCTGATCGTGCTGCTGCTCGCCCTCGGGGGTACGGCGGCGCTGGTCCTGTGGCCCGACGGTGACGACGACCTGATCGGTGTCGACAGCCCCACCAGCTCCGCCCCGACGACGCCCGCGTCGGAGCCGACCCCGCCGACTCCCTCGGTGACCGCCTCGGGCATGCCGACCAAGTTCGCCCCGTCGCCGACCGAGCCGTCCAGCACGGCCACGAGCGATGCCCCGACCGTGGCCGCCCCGGCGGACCTGCAGGTCTCCACCCGGTCCATCCGCCTGGGCGCCAGCAGTACGTCGGGGACGACGCGGCTCAGCAACGTCGGCGGCACCGCGCTCGACTTCACCGCTCAGTCGCGGGCGAAGTGGCTGTCCGTCTCCACCGGCTCCGGTTCACTCGATCCGGCCGCCCAGACGACGCTCCGGATCCGGGCCAACCGCTCCGGGCTCTCCGAGGGCGCGCACAGCGGGCAGGTCGCCATCAACTGGAGCGGCGGCACCGTGCTGGTCACGGTGAGCCTGACCGTGAACCGGCCGCCGGTGATCGGGACGATCACTGCGACGGGGACCGACTGCACGGGCCGGGCCATCGCCGCAGCCATCACGGACAAGACCGGAGTCCGCTCGGCCCGCGTGAACTGGAGTGGTCCCAGCGGAACCGGCCAGGCGACCATGTCCTTGTCGAACGGAAAGTGGCGGGCGAACATCGGGCCATTCCCGATCGGTGGCGACGATGTCACCGCGACGATCACGGCAACCGACCGCGCCGGCCTCCGTTCCACCCGGAAGCTCAGCTTCAACGTCGACCCCTGCCCGGGCTGA
- a CDS encoding DUF2277 domain-containing protein, whose translation MCRNIRTLHNFEPPATNDEVTAAALQYVRKVSGSTKPSQANQAAFDKAVAEIAHITQHLLEDLVSAAPPKDREIEAAKARERAKLRYG comes from the coding sequence ATGTGCCGCAACATCCGGACACTCCACAACTTCGAGCCGCCGGCGACCAATGACGAGGTGACGGCTGCTGCCCTGCAGTACGTCCGCAAGGTCAGCGGATCGACCAAGCCGAGCCAGGCCAATCAGGCCGCGTTCGACAAGGCCGTCGCCGAGATCGCCCACATCACCCAGCACCTGCTGGAGGACCTGGTCAGCGCGGCGCCGCCGAAGGACCGCGAGATCGAGGCCGCGAAGGCCCGCGAACGTGCCAAGCTCCGCTACGGCTGA
- a CDS encoding metal-dependent transcriptional regulator, protein MSDLIDTTEMYLRTIYELIEEGITPLRARIAERLHQSGPTVSQTVARMERDGLLTVEGDRHLELTEDGQRLATRVMRKHRLAERLLVDVIGLDWELVHEEACRWEHVMSETVERRLLELLNHPTESPYGNPIPGLAELGQEKVGETFMADVEPLSKAAGPEVSRALVRRISEEMQKDEALMSAMRRVGALPDKTITIQATADGVLVGSGGETAEIFPEAADHIFVKRL, encoded by the coding sequence GTGAGCGATCTCATCGACACCACCGAGATGTACCTCCGCACGATCTACGAATTGATCGAGGAGGGCATCACGCCGCTGCGCGCCCGGATTGCCGAGCGCCTGCACCAGAGCGGACCGACGGTTTCGCAGACGGTTGCCCGCATGGAGCGCGACGGACTGCTCACCGTTGAAGGCGACCGCCACCTCGAACTCACCGAGGACGGCCAGCGCCTCGCCACCCGCGTCATGCGCAAGCACCGCCTCGCCGAGCGACTTCTCGTCGACGTCATCGGCCTGGACTGGGAGCTCGTCCACGAGGAGGCGTGTCGCTGGGAGCACGTCATGTCCGAGACGGTGGAGCGTCGCCTGCTCGAACTGCTCAACCACCCGACCGAGTCGCCCTACGGCAACCCGATCCCCGGCCTGGCCGAGCTCGGCCAGGAGAAGGTCGGCGAGACGTTCATGGCCGACGTCGAGCCGCTCTCCAAGGCCGCCGGTCCGGAGGTCTCGCGGGCCCTGGTCCGCCGCATCTCCGAGGAGATGCAGAAGGACGAGGCGCTGATGAGCGCGATGCGTCGCGTCGGTGCGCTGCCCGACAAGACGATCACGATCCAGGCCACGGCCGATGGCGTACTCGTGGGCTCCGGCGGCGAGACCGCCGAGATCTTCCCGGAAGCCGCTGACCACATCTTCGTCAAGCGACTCTGA
- a CDS encoding NYN domain-containing protein, with translation MSDSPRTTYVLVDGENIDATLGQSILGRRPRPDERPRWERLLQFASEGADKPANGLFFLAANNELPMSFVQALIAIGYKPIPLSGDAGEKVVDIAIQRTLVALKERDADVLLVSNDGDFVDQIRDLLDGSRRVGVVGFAEFRNNAFLQLANQGLAFYDLEYDVQAFNERLPRVRIIPIEEFDPMQFL, from the coding sequence ATGTCCGACTCCCCGCGCACGACGTACGTCCTGGTCGACGGCGAGAACATCGACGCCACGCTCGGCCAGTCGATCCTGGGTCGACGGCCCCGACCGGACGAGCGGCCGCGCTGGGAGCGGTTGCTGCAGTTCGCGAGCGAGGGTGCCGACAAGCCCGCCAACGGACTCTTCTTCCTGGCCGCCAACAACGAACTGCCCATGTCGTTCGTGCAGGCGCTGATCGCGATCGGGTACAAACCGATCCCGCTGTCCGGCGACGCCGGGGAGAAGGTCGTGGACATCGCCATCCAGCGCACGCTGGTGGCCCTGAAGGAGCGCGACGCCGACGTCCTCCTGGTCAGCAACGACGGCGACTTCGTCGACCAGATCCGCGACCTGCTGGACGGAAGCCGTCGGGTCGGTGTCGTCGGGTTCGCGGAGTTCCGCAACAACGCGTTCCTGCAGCTCGCCAACCAGGGCCTCGCCTTCTACGACCTCGAGTACGACGTGCAGGCCTTCAACGAACGCCTCCCGCGCGTCCGGATCATCCCGATCGAGGAGTTCGACCCGATGCAGTTCCTCTGA